A genome region from Nitrosopumilus oxyclinae includes the following:
- a CDS encoding ASCH domain-containing protein, which produces MKCLSVSQPFADLIISGKKTIELRNWNTEFRGEFLIHSPLKIRTDDSKRLKINKKFITGAIIGKVELYDVKKYNSLKEIKLDQKHHFASKKFQTKTFGFMLKNAKPLRIPIPWKGQLGIFDVNIPKTKIKNKEIVSDIIDEEYRYQWIGHH; this is translated from the coding sequence TTGAAATGTCTTTCAGTTTCACAACCATTTGCTGATTTAATTATTTCAGGAAAAAAAACTATTGAATTAAGGAATTGGAATACAGAATTTCGTGGAGAATTTTTAATTCATTCTCCACTAAAAATTAGGACAGATGATTCTAAAAGATTAAAAATCAATAAAAAATTTATTACAGGTGCAATCATTGGCAAAGTAGAGTTATACGATGTTAAAAAATATAATTCATTAAAAGAAATCAAATTAGATCAGAAACATCATTTTGCATCAAAAAAATTTCAAACTAAAACATTTGGTTTTATGTTAAAAAATGCTAAACCATTACGAATTCCAATTCCATGGAAAGGTCAATTGGGAATCTTCGATGTAAACATTCCAAAAACAAAAATCAAAAACAAAGAAATCGTATCAGACATCATAGATGAAGAATATCGTTATCAATGGATTGGACATCATTAG
- a CDS encoding TATA-box-binding protein, producing MPQTKPIVSVENVVASASVDQKIDLIEITKKFPDTEYNPEQFPGLVFRLTKPKTATLIFRTGKMVCTGAKSEEMAIKAVNTVVQQLRKGKVKIKKDAVITVQNIVASINLGGKIHLEKAARTLPRSMYEPEQFPGLIHRMVDPKTVLLLFASGKLVCTGAKNESDVYRSVHNVHALLEEKSLMIYDE from the coding sequence ATGCCTCAAACCAAGCCTATTGTTAGTGTTGAAAATGTCGTGGCATCAGCATCAGTAGACCAAAAGATTGATCTTATTGAAATTACTAAGAAATTTCCAGATACTGAATATAATCCAGAACAATTTCCAGGACTTGTGTTTAGATTAACAAAACCCAAAACTGCAACTCTAATTTTTAGAACTGGGAAAATGGTGTGTACTGGAGCAAAATCTGAAGAGATGGCAATTAAAGCTGTGAACACAGTCGTTCAACAATTAAGAAAAGGCAAAGTCAAAATAAAAAAAGATGCAGTAATTACAGTTCAAAATATAGTCGCATCAATTAATTTGGGTGGAAAAATTCATTTAGAAAAAGCAGCTCGAACATTACCTAGAAGCATGTATGAGCCTGAACAATTTCCAGGACTAATTCATAGAATGGTAGATCCAAAAACAGTCTTATTGTTATTTGCATCAGGAAAATTAGTGTGTACTGGAGCAAAGAATGAATCAGATGTTTATCGTTCAGTTCACAATGTACATGCACTATTAGAAGAAAAATCTCTAATGATTTATGATGAATAA
- a CDS encoding P-II family nitrogen regulator produces MKRIEATVQSTKVGAVTEAINDIVGGYTVLEGKGRGSGARQEMRSGRGTGTVTAEYNHVAYVTTIVDDSDVEKVSTAIADASFTGKGGDGIIAVSNVDSVLNIASKKSGSEAL; encoded by the coding sequence ATGAAACGAATTGAGGCAACGGTTCAATCAACCAAAGTTGGGGCAGTAACTGAAGCAATAAATGATATTGTTGGAGGATACACCGTTTTGGAAGGTAAAGGTAGAGGTTCTGGAGCCAGACAAGAAATGAGATCTGGGAGAGGAACTGGTACTGTTACTGCAGAATACAACCATGTTGCATATGTTACTACAATAGTAGATGACTCAGACGTAGAGAAAGTTTCCACAGCAATTGCTGATGCATCTTTTACGGGCAAAGGCGGAGATGGAATTATTGCTGTATCCAATGTGGATAGCGTTCTGAATATCGCATCTAAAAAGAGTGGTTCTGAAGCCCTCTAA
- a CDS encoding Lrp/AsnC family transcriptional regulator, protein MATAYVLINCELGSEESVISELKSIEGVVEVHGTFGAYDILAKVESSQVEALRETITWKIRKIPKIRSTLTLMGIEGQQ, encoded by the coding sequence ATGGCAACAGCTTATGTTCTCATAAACTGTGAGTTAGGTTCTGAAGAATCTGTTATTTCAGAACTAAAGTCTATTGAAGGTGTTGTTGAAGTACATGGTACCTTTGGTGCATATGATATTCTGGCTAAAGTAGAATCAAGCCAAGTAGAAGCACTGAGAGAGACTATTACATGGAAAATTAGGAAAATTCCAAAAATTAGATCAACACTAACCTTGATGGGAATTGAAGGTCAACAATAA
- the dusB gene encoding tRNA dihydrouridine synthase DusB has translation MLPKFSSRAFLAPMAGVSDPALRLQCKKMGAGLVVTEFTNIHSIIAKESQLKERMKTIQEFIEYSDDERPLSIQLFGSNLPALEKAAKIVEPYFDIIDYNMGCPAPHITQQMAGGALLQEVNLTQQIFNTLVNAVKKPVTLKIRSGVTDASKFLFRDIAEVAEDEGIQMITLHPRTVSQGYSGIADWDLIKELKEISSIPIVGNGDITTPEDAKTMIDHTNCDYVMVGRGAMGNPFLFEQINDYLKTNSYNEYSFKDRLDSFFDYLHITNQYKIKFANIKGQAMRFTKGMKGGSKLRSKITLSKNIEELEKIMKDAYSLS, from the coding sequence ATGCTTCCAAAATTTTCTAGTAGGGCATTTTTAGCACCTATGGCAGGTGTAAGTGATCCTGCACTTCGTTTACAATGTAAAAAAATGGGTGCTGGATTAGTTGTAACAGAATTTACAAATATTCATAGTATTATCGCCAAAGAAAGTCAACTCAAAGAAAGAATGAAAACAATTCAAGAATTCATTGAATATTCTGATGATGAGCGCCCTCTTTCAATTCAACTTTTTGGTTCTAATCTTCCTGCGTTAGAGAAAGCCGCAAAGATTGTAGAGCCATATTTTGACATTATTGATTATAACATGGGTTGTCCAGCTCCTCACATTACTCAACAAATGGCAGGTGGTGCATTACTGCAAGAAGTCAATCTAACTCAACAAATTTTTAACACACTTGTGAATGCTGTTAAAAAACCTGTAACTTTAAAAATTCGTTCTGGAGTTACAGATGCAAGTAAATTTCTCTTTAGAGATATAGCCGAAGTTGCTGAAGATGAAGGAATCCAAATGATCACATTGCATCCTAGAACTGTTAGTCAAGGATATTCTGGAATTGCTGATTGGGATTTAATTAAAGAGTTAAAAGAAATTTCCAGTATTCCAATTGTTGGAAATGGTGATATCACTACTCCTGAAGATGCTAAAACTATGATTGATCATACGAACTGTGATTATGTGATGGTTGGTAGAGGGGCAATGGGTAATCCGTTTTTGTTTGAACAAATAAATGATTATCTAAAAACTAACTCTTACAATGAATATTCATTCAAAGATAGATTAGATTCTTTTTTTGATTATTTACACATTACAAATCAATATAAGATAAAATTTGCAAACATTAAGGGTCAGGCCATGAGGTTTACTAAAGGGATGAAAGGCGGTTCAAAATTACGCTCCAAAATTACTCTTTCAAAAAATATTGAAGAATTAGAAAAAATTATGAAAGATGCATATTCTTTATCTTAG
- a CDS encoding thrombospondin type 3 repeat-containing protein yields MKKQYLLGFLLLLTSTIGMLPSSAFAADPIDSDGDGVPNSLDFCPHLLEDYDPQYGNNIDGCPADFVPWYDADFDGIQDHIDDCPTVRETYNKFQDQDGCPDLSPQGKQGITDTDGDGYPDFMDSCPNQPETFNGFDDKDGCPDNASNLRDSDRDGISDGLDACPLEPETYNFYLDLDGCPDSVDTVNSVYVFPDTDGDGIDDRWDQCLNEPENFNGYLDWDGCSDTLGADSNGLIDSDYDSILDSVDACPFERENFNKFQDEDGCPDEIELSISGDSDGDGILNQFDLCPYSKETYNKFQDTDGCPDLIADGSVTYDTDGDGIVDNLDQCPNQPETYNKFQDSDGCPDKYNSILDSDQDGIPNVSDACPLEPETYNFFKDGDGCPDSAGSIISSYIFPDLDGDGIDDRWDQCLNEPENYNDFLDTDGCPDITGFSKSALPDADYDGIPDEFDLCPTFGEKYNGFQDEDGCPDAIAYDSYGDADFDGITDNIDQCPNSKETYNRYLDNDGCPDQIHDNKRTADSDGDGIPDILDSCPAQPETFNGFQDKDGCPDKLVFTIDSDQDGIVDISDACPLEPETYNFYQDNDGCPDSIISTIPSYIFADVDGDGIDDRKDACPDEQENFNGYLDWDGCPDVLAADSTTPTRPDSDGDGYWDAIDSCPTSPETWNKYNDHDGCPDTAPEQQRFVHDDDLDGIINDEDLCPLDPEDYDGDRDLDGCPDN; encoded by the coding sequence ATGAAAAAACAATATCTTTTAGGATTTTTACTTTTACTTACCTCCACAATCGGAATGTTGCCATCTAGTGCTTTTGCTGCTGATCCAATAGATTCAGACGGTGATGGCGTTCCAAATAGTCTTGATTTTTGTCCTCATCTTTTAGAAGATTATGATCCTCAATATGGTAACAACATAGACGGTTGTCCAGCAGATTTTGTTCCATGGTATGATGCTGATTTTGATGGAATTCAAGATCATATTGATGATTGTCCTACTGTAAGAGAAACTTACAATAAATTCCAAGACCAAGACGGCTGCCCAGATTTATCTCCTCAAGGTAAACAAGGCATTACTGATACTGATGGTGACGGGTATCCTGATTTTATGGATTCATGTCCAAACCAACCAGAAACTTTCAATGGATTTGATGATAAAGACGGCTGTCCTGATAATGCTTCAAATTTGAGAGATAGTGATAGAGATGGAATCTCCGATGGACTTGATGCATGCCCACTAGAACCTGAAACTTATAATTTCTATCTAGACTTAGACGGTTGTCCTGATAGTGTTGATACTGTTAATTCTGTTTACGTTTTTCCAGATACTGACGGTGATGGAATTGATGACAGATGGGATCAATGTCTAAACGAACCAGAAAATTTTAATGGATATCTGGATTGGGATGGATGCTCAGATACTCTTGGTGCTGATTCTAATGGATTGATTGATTCTGATTATGATAGTATTCTTGATTCTGTAGATGCATGTCCATTCGAACGTGAAAATTTTAATAAATTCCAAGATGAAGACGGTTGTCCAGATGAAATTGAACTTTCAATTTCTGGTGATTCAGACGGTGATGGAATTTTAAATCAATTTGATCTGTGTCCCTATTCAAAAGAAACTTACAATAAATTCCAAGATACTGATGGTTGTCCTGATTTGATTGCTGATGGTTCAGTAACATATGATACTGACGGTGATGGTATTGTTGATAATTTAGATCAATGTCCAAACCAACCAGAAACTTACAATAAATTCCAAGACAGTGACGGTTGTCCAGATAAATATAATTCCATTCTTGATTCTGATCAAGATGGTATTCCAAATGTTTCAGATGCATGTCCACTAGAACCTGAAACTTATAATTTCTTCAAAGACGGTGACGGTTGTCCCGATTCAGCTGGCTCTATCATCTCATCTTACATATTTCCGGATCTTGATGGTGATGGAATTGATGACAGATGGGATCAATGTCTAAACGAACCAGAAAATTATAATGATTTCTTAGATACTGACGGTTGTCCTGATATTACCGGATTTTCAAAATCTGCTTTACCCGACGCTGATTACGATGGAATTCCAGATGAATTTGATTTATGCCCTACATTTGGAGAAAAATACAATGGTTTCCAAGATGAAGACGGTTGTCCAGATGCTATAGCATATGATTCCTATGGTGATGCTGATTTTGACGGTATTACTGATAATATAGATCAATGTCCTAATTCTAAAGAAACTTACAACAGGTATCTAGATAATGATGGTTGTCCAGATCAAATTCATGATAACAAACGTACAGCAGATTCTGACGGTGATGGAATTCCTGATATTCTAGATTCTTGTCCTGCTCAACCAGAAACATTCAATGGTTTCCAAGACAAAGACGGTTGTCCAGACAAACTAGTATTTACAATAGATTCTGATCAGGATGGAATTGTTGATATCTCTGATGCATGTCCACTAGAACCTGAAACTTATAATTTCTATCAAGATAATGATGGTTGTCCAGACTCTATCATTAGTACAATACCTTCTTACATATTTGCAGATGTTGATGGAGATGGAATAGATGATAGAAAAGATGCATGCCCTGATGAACAAGAGAACTTTAACGGGTATCTGGATTGGGACGGTTGTCCTGATGTATTAGCAGCAGATTCTACCACTCCTACTAGACCTGATTCTGACGGTGATGGATATTGGGATGCAATTGATTCATGTCCAACAAGCCCAGAAACATGGAACAAATACAATGATCATGATGGTTGCCCTGATACTGCTCCAGAACAACAAAGATTTGTCCATGATGATGATTTAGATGGTATCATTAATGATGAAGATCTATGTCCTCTTGATCCTGAGGATTATGATGGTGACCGAGATTTAGACGGTTGCCCAGATAATTAA
- a CDS encoding thrombospondin type 3 repeat-containing protein, whose protein sequence is MKKQYLLGFLLLLTSTIGMMPSSVFAADPIDRDGDGVPDNLDQCPNLLEDYDPQYGNNIDGCPADFVPWYDADFDGVEDHIDNCPTVKETYNKFQDEDGCPDISPVNPKGIADTDGDGYPDFMDSCPNQPETFNGIDDKDGCPDNALTQKDSDRDGISDGLDACPLEPETYNRYLDSDGCPDSADSVKAQYQFPDTDGDGIEDRWDSCINEPENYNDYLDFDGCPDVPGVTSLQAPDADYDGIPDDVDACPFERENYNKFQDSDGCPDELQLTFTGDIDGDGIYDNLDSCPFSPETYNKYLDSDGCPDYVADNKFAFDTDGDGIIDNLDRCPNQPETYNGFQDSDGCPDSGSNSDKDRDGIIDSLDACPLEPENYNKFQDFDGCPDSADSVKAQYQFPDTDGDGIEDRWDSCINEPENYNDYLDFDGCPDVPGTTAGDMLDADYDGLADHLDQCPLLAERYNDFQDEDGCPDSVDYKTIGDSDGDGIYDDVDQCPHAKESYNKFQDADGCPDYIADNKMTADTDGDGIPDIVDSCPNQPETYNKFQDGDGCPDKLASNLDSDGDGIPDVFDVCPLEPETYNRYLDSDGCPDSADSVKAQYQFPDTDGDGIEDRWDSCINEPENYNDYLDFDGCPDVLGAESTTPTYADSDADGYPDVIDSCPTSPETWNKYLDWDGCPDTAPEQQRFVHDDDLDGIINDEDLCPFDPEDYDGDRDLDGCPDP, encoded by the coding sequence ATGAAAAAACAATATCTTTTAGGATTCTTGCTTTTACTTACCTCTACCATAGGTATGATGCCATCTAGTGTGTTTGCTGCTGATCCAATAGATAGAGACGGTGATGGTGTACCAGATAATTTAGATCAATGTCCAAATCTTCTAGAAGATTATGATCCTCAATATGGTAACAACATAGACGGTTGTCCTGCAGACTTTGTTCCATGGTATGATGCTGATTTTGACGGTGTAGAAGATCATATTGATAATTGCCCTACTGTAAAAGAAACTTACAATAAATTCCAAGATGAAGACGGTTGTCCTGACATATCACCTGTTAATCCAAAAGGAATTGCAGACACTGATGGTGATGGTTATCCTGATTTCATGGATTCCTGTCCAAACCAACCAGAAACTTTCAATGGAATTGATGATAAAGACGGTTGTCCAGATAATGCTTTAACTCAAAAGGATTCAGACCGTGATGGAATATCTGATGGTCTTGATGCATGTCCATTAGAACCAGAAACTTACAATAGATATCTAGATTCAGACGGTTGTCCAGATTCTGCAGATTCTGTTAAAGCACAATATCAATTCCCAGATACTGACGGTGATGGAATTGAAGACAGATGGGATTCATGTATCAATGAACCAGAAAATTATAATGATTATCTAGACTTTGATGGTTGTCCTGATGTACCAGGTGTTACTTCCTTACAAGCACCAGACGCTGATTATGATGGAATTCCTGACGATGTAGATGCATGTCCATTCGAACGAGAAAATTATAATAAATTCCAAGATTCAGACGGTTGTCCAGATGAATTACAATTGACATTTACAGGTGATATTGACGGTGACGGCATTTATGACAATTTAGATTCTTGTCCGTTTAGTCCTGAAACTTATAATAAATATCTCGATTCTGATGGCTGTCCTGATTATGTTGCAGACAACAAATTTGCATTTGATACTGACGGTGATGGAATTATTGACAATTTAGATCGTTGTCCAAACCAACCAGAAACTTACAATGGTTTCCAAGATTCTGACGGTTGTCCTGACAGTGGTTCAAATTCTGATAAAGATCGTGATGGAATTATTGATTCCCTAGATGCATGTCCATTAGAACCTGAAAATTATAATAAATTCCAAGACTTTGACGGTTGTCCAGATTCTGCAGATTCTGTTAAAGCACAATATCAATTCCCAGATACTGACGGTGATGGAATTGAAGACAGATGGGATTCATGTATCAATGAACCAGAAAATTATAATGATTATCTAGACTTTGACGGTTGTCCTGATGTACCAGGAACAACTGCAGGTGATATGCTTGATGCTGATTATGATGGATTGGCAGATCATTTAGATCAATGTCCATTATTAGCTGAAAGATACAATGATTTCCAAGATGAAGATGGTTGTCCTGACAGTGTTGATTATAAAACCATTGGAGATTCAGACGGTGACGGCATATATGATGATGTAGATCAATGTCCTCATGCAAAAGAATCTTACAATAAATTCCAAGATGCTGATGGTTGCCCAGATTATATTGCTGATAATAAAATGACTGCCGACACAGACGGTGATGGTATTCCTGATATCGTTGATTCATGTCCAAATCAACCAGAAACTTACAATAAATTCCAAGACGGTGACGGCTGTCCTGATAAACTTGCTTCAAACTTAGATTCAGACGGTGATGGCATTCCTGATGTATTTGATGTATGTCCATTAGAACCAGAAACTTACAATAGATATCTAGATTCAGACGGTTGTCCAGATTCTGCAGATTCTGTTAAAGCACAATATCAATTCCCAGATACTGACGGTGATGGAATTGAAGACAGATGGGATTCATGTATCAATGAACCAGAAAATTATAATGATTATCTAGACTTTGATGGTTGTCCTGATGTCTTGGGTGCAGAATCAACAACTCCTACATATGCTGATTCTGATGCTGATGGTTATCCAGATGTGATTGATTCTTGTCCAACAAGTCCAGAAACCTGGAATAAATATCTAGATTGGGATGGCTGTCCTGATACTGCTCCAGAACAACAGAGATTTGTCCATGATGATGATCTAGACGGTATCATCAATGATGAAGATTTGTGTCCATTCGATCCAGAAGACTATGATGGTGACCGAGATTTAGACGGCTGCCCTGATCCATAA
- a CDS encoding thrombospondin type 3 repeat-containing protein, which translates to MPINPAFAAVDDFDNDGVSNSVDLCPNLREDYEGTIDGCPSNFVPWYDEDYDGIEDHIDQCPNLKEKYNKFQDEDGCPDTLPGTGSGGAPDSDGDGFIDLVDLCPNQPETFNGILDRDGCPDSYGSGDRDRDGVLDFADQCPLSPENYNRFQDEDGCPDTLKDSSFIDTDNDGIQDKIDLCINEPEVYNGYRDTDGCPDVALDTSFTDRDGDGIADKFDICPDHPETFNRFADYDGCPDSIPAFDGTLNDADGDRIMDANDACPLEPERYNGYQDEDGCPDMPPYTSDNDSDGDGIPNSIDQCPNVKETYNQFKDEDGCPDFVTSDKGIPDSDGDGINDYSDLCPNQPETFNGIFDRDGCPDNDSSSDRDMDGVPDNLDACPTAKETYNKFQDEDGCPDGKGGLLGLDYDGDGITDINDKCPLEPETVNGYQDQDGCPDISVLDSDGDGIRDVLDQCPSTAETWNRYQDHDGCPDDPIESDSDRDGILDSVDQCPLVRERYNGFQDEDGCPDYPDFITSLDSDYDGIPDKSDQCPLVPETYNKFQDLDGCPDYVGDNKGTPDSDNDGINDYNDHCPNQPETYNGILDRDGCPDDYILKNDRDMDGVPDGIDACPTAKETYNKFQDDDGCPDTVSKSFVVDSDNDGINDIKDKCPLVAENYNGFQDEDGCPDVDDTQPDSDGDGVPDVMDMCPQQNEVWNRYVDYDGCPDAIPIWDSKIDTDGDRILDSIDLCPTDKETWNKYQDDDGCPDIAPEQSRYKHDADLDGIINENDMCPLEPEDYDNDRDTDGCPDP; encoded by the coding sequence ATGCCGATCAACCCTGCTTTTGCAGCAGTTGATGACTTTGATAATGATGGTGTTTCCAATTCTGTTGATTTATGTCCTAATTTACGAGAAGATTATGAGGGTACAATAGATGGTTGTCCATCAAATTTCGTACCATGGTATGATGAAGATTATGATGGAATAGAAGATCACATTGATCAATGTCCAAATCTTAAAGAAAAGTACAATAAATTCCAAGATGAAGACGGTTGTCCTGATACACTTCCTGGTACAGGATCTGGTGGTGCACCAGATTCAGATGGTGATGGTTTTATTGACTTGGTTGACTTGTGTCCAAATCAACCAGAAACTTTCAATGGTATTTTAGATAGAGACGGTTGTCCAGATAGTTATGGTTCTGGTGATAGAGATAGAGATGGAGTTTTAGACTTTGCTGATCAATGTCCATTAAGTCCTGAAAATTATAACAGATTCCAAGATGAAGACGGTTGTCCTGATACTCTAAAAGATTCTTCTTTCATTGATACTGACAATGATGGTATTCAAGATAAAATTGATTTGTGTATTAACGAACCAGAAGTGTATAATGGTTATAGAGATACAGACGGTTGTCCTGATGTTGCACTAGATACTTCATTTACTGATAGAGATGGTGATGGAATTGCAGATAAATTTGATATTTGTCCTGATCATCCTGAAACTTTCAATAGATTTGCAGATTATGACGGTTGTCCTGATAGTATTCCAGCATTTGATGGTACACTAAATGATGCTGATGGTGATAGAATTATGGATGCTAATGATGCATGTCCATTAGAACCAGAACGATACAATGGTTATCAAGATGAAGACGGTTGTCCTGATATGCCTCCTTATACAAGTGACAATGATTCAGACGGTGATGGAATTCCAAATAGTATTGATCAATGTCCAAATGTAAAAGAGACTTACAACCAGTTCAAAGATGAAGACGGTTGTCCAGACTTTGTAACATCTGATAAAGGAATTCCAGATTCAGACGGTGATGGAATCAATGATTACTCTGATTTATGTCCAAACCAACCAGAAACGTTCAATGGTATTTTTGATAGAGACGGTTGTCCCGACAATGACTCTTCATCTGATAGAGATATGGATGGAGTTCCAGATAATTTAGATGCATGTCCAACTGCAAAAGAAACTTACAATAAATTCCAAGATGAAGACGGTTGTCCAGATGGTAAAGGTGGATTATTAGGATTAGATTATGACGGTGATGGAATTACTGATATTAATGATAAATGTCCCCTAGAACCAGAAACTGTAAATGGTTATCAAGACCAAGATGGTTGTCCTGATATTTCTGTGTTGGATTCAGACGGTGATGGTATTAGAGATGTACTAGATCAATGTCCTTCAACAGCAGAAACTTGGAATCGTTATCAAGACCATGACGGTTGTCCTGACGATCCAATAGAATCTGATTCTGACCGTGATGGAATTTTAGATTCTGTAGATCAATGTCCTCTTGTTAGAGAAAGATACAATGGTTTCCAAGATGAAGACGGTTGTCCGGATTACCCTGATTTCATCACTTCATTAGATTCTGATTATGATGGAATTCCTGATAAATCTGATCAATGTCCTTTGGTTCCAGAAACTTACAATAAATTCCAAGATTTAGACGGTTGTCCTGATTATGTGGGAGATAACAAAGGCACTCCTGATTCTGATAATGATGGAATAAATGATTACAATGATCATTGTCCAAACCAACCAGAAACTTACAATGGAATTCTTGATAGAGACGGTTGCCCAGATGATTATATTTTAAAGAATGATAGGGACATGGATGGTGTTCCAGATGGAATTGATGCATGCCCAACTGCAAAAGAAACTTACAATAAATTCCAAGACGATGACGGTTGTCCTGACACTGTGTCTAAATCATTTGTAGTAGATTCTGATAACGATGGAATTAATGATATTAAAGACAAATGTCCTTTGGTTGCTGAAAACTATAATGGTTTCCAAGATGAAGACGGTTGTCCTGATGTAGATGATACTCAGCCAGATTCAGACGGTGATGGTGTTCCAGATGTAATGGATATGTGCCCACAACAAAATGAAGTTTGGAACAGATATGTTGACTATGACGGTTGTCCAGATGCCATTCCAATTTGGGATTCAAAAATTGATACCGATGGAGATAGAATCCTTGATTCAATTGACTTGTGTCCAACTGACAAAGAAACTTGGAATAAATACCAAGACGATGACGGTTGCCCAGATATTGCACCTGAACAATCAAGATACAAACATGATGCTGATTTAGATGGAATTATCAACGAGAATGATATGTGTCCTCTAGAACCTGAAGATTATGACAATGATAGAGATACTGATGGATGTCCAGACCCATAG
- the twy1 gene encoding 4-demethylwyosine synthase TYW1, whose product MSCSGETVEEDDEQLLQIRPVITAQLKKAKYGVADHSTVGLCHWTKKSFKHEGSCYKHKFYGISTHRCMEFSPAGMYCENRCVYCWRPMEFYDSMQMKPEQVAEPEQILTKLMGERKKLINGFYGDSRNDKQRLDESLLPAHYAISLSGEPTMYPKLPELIKYLKTFEATKSIFLVTNGQEPDMIQKLQDEDALPTQLYLSTNAADYESFMKINKPRYDDSWERWNRTLDMLKDLKTRTVLRITLIRDHNDQKESIPAFAEMFRKASPHFIEIKSYMHIGRSTNRLEYTNMLEMEEVKSFSEEIANQSKIFSIMDESIVSRISILQNNERFIDRFIPTYANTI is encoded by the coding sequence ATGAGTTGCTCTGGAGAAACTGTCGAAGAGGATGATGAGCAATTACTTCAGATCAGACCTGTAATTACTGCGCAATTAAAAAAAGCAAAATATGGTGTAGCAGATCATTCAACTGTAGGACTTTGTCATTGGACAAAAAAATCATTCAAGCATGAAGGTAGTTGTTACAAACACAAGTTTTATGGAATTTCAACTCATAGATGTATGGAATTTTCCCCTGCTGGCATGTATTGTGAAAATAGATGTGTGTATTGTTGGAGACCAATGGAATTTTATGATTCTATGCAAATGAAGCCAGAGCAAGTTGCAGAGCCAGAACAGATTTTAACAAAATTGATGGGCGAACGAAAAAAATTGATCAATGGGTTTTACGGTGATTCAAGAAATGACAAACAAAGATTAGATGAATCTTTATTGCCTGCACATTATGCTATCTCACTTTCTGGAGAGCCTACAATGTATCCTAAACTTCCAGAATTAATTAAATATCTAAAAACATTTGAAGCAACAAAATCAATTTTTCTTGTAACTAATGGGCAAGAACCAGACATGATTCAAAAATTACAAGATGAAGATGCATTACCAACACAATTGTATCTGTCAACCAATGCTGCAGACTATGAATCTTTTATGAAAATAAACAAACCAAGATATGATGATTCATGGGAAAGATGGAATAGAACACTTGACATGTTAAAAGATTTGAAAACAAGAACAGTGTTAAGAATTACCTTAATCAGGGATCATAATGATCAAAAAGAATCAATTCCAGCATTTGCAGAAATGTTTAGAAAAGCAAGTCCGCACTTTATCGAAATAAAATCATACATGCATATCGGGCGCTCAACAAATAGATTAGAATATACAAATATGTTAGAAATGGAAGAAGTGAAGAGTTTTAGTGAAGAAATTGCAAATCAAAGTAAAATATTTTCAATAATGGATGAAAGTATTGTTTCAAGAATATCAATATTACAAAATAACGAACGATTTATTGATCGTTTTATTCCTACTTATGCAAATACCATTTAG